The following are from one region of the Natranaerovirga pectinivora genome:
- a CDS encoding ABC transporter ATP-binding protein produces the protein MNNKILEVNNLQVSFATYGGEVEAVRGVSFDLYEGETLAIVGESGSGKSVASKTIMGILADNGKIKEGSSIKFDNKDLTKLKEKDLQKIRGKEIAMIFQDPMTSLNPVMSIGKQIMEGIIKHQGLSKKEAKIKALELIKLVGISEPEKRFKQYPHQFSGGMRQRIVIAIALSCNPKILIADEPTTALDVTIQAQILELIKELQEKTGVSVIFITHDLGVVANVADRVAVMYAGKVVEIGTADDVFYRPRHPYTWGLLASMPSLDSDEAELYSIPGSPPDLMNPPKGDAFARRSEYALKIDFEMDPPLYKVSDTHYVVTWLLHESAPVVVPPSTVQKLVEGENT, from the coding sequence ATGAATAATAAAATTCTAGAAGTGAATAACTTACAAGTCTCCTTTGCTACTTATGGCGGTGAGGTAGAGGCTGTTAGAGGAGTAAGTTTTGATCTGTATGAAGGTGAAACATTGGCCATTGTTGGAGAATCAGGTTCAGGTAAATCAGTTGCTTCTAAAACAATAATGGGCATTTTAGCAGATAACGGTAAAATAAAAGAAGGAAGCAGTATAAAGTTTGATAATAAAGACCTTACAAAATTAAAAGAAAAGGACTTGCAAAAAATAAGGGGCAAAGAAATTGCTATGATTTTTCAAGATCCTATGACTTCGTTAAATCCTGTTATGTCAATAGGTAAGCAAATAATGGAAGGTATTATTAAGCATCAAGGTCTTAGTAAAAAAGAAGCTAAGATTAAGGCCCTTGAATTAATTAAATTGGTTGGCATTAGTGAGCCCGAAAAAAGGTTTAAACAGTACCCCCATCAATTCTCTGGTGGTATGAGACAAAGAATTGTTATTGCCATAGCACTGTCCTGTAACCCTAAGATATTGATTGCAGATGAGCCAACAACGGCATTAGATGTTACCATACAAGCACAAATACTTGAGTTAATAAAAGAACTTCAAGAAAAAACAGGGGTTTCTGTTATTTTCATCACCCATGATTTAGGGGTTGTAGCCAATGTTGCAGACAGAGTTGCCGTTATGTACGCTGGTAAAGTAGTAGAAATTGGTACAGCAGATGATGTTTTTTATCGTCCAAGACATCCTTATACTTGGGGATTATTGGCATCAATGCCAAGCTTAGATTCTGATGAAGCAGAACTGTATTCAATTCCAGGGTCACCACCTGATTTGATGAATCCACCAAAGGGGGATGCATTTGCTCGTAGAAGTGAATATGCCCTTAAAATAGATTTTGAAATGGATCCGCCTCTTTATAAAGTTTCTGACACACACTATGTGGTTACTTGGTTATTGCATGAAAGTGCACCAGTAGTGGTCCCACCATCAACTGTTCAGAAACTTGTGGAAGGAGAGAATACGTAA
- the opp3C gene encoding oligopeptide ABC transporter permease, protein MKNLSKDMFERVAIDLSLQEKIERPSLTYWQDARKRLLKNKGAIIGMVTLIIIIIMAIAGPYMNEYSYDRQIQPISRNNLLPPRIPVLEKIGIFDGTLIRDVGANRLSQYNENEYTLLGTIETTNTLEVPEVSLGRYPEGSYEILNVIEENNAKIYQIAVTQTSYRIRENTYVVKGVDNSYFWFGTDDLARDIWTRVWNGARISLYIGLLAAIIDMLIGVIYGSIAGFFGGKIDMYMMRFIEILSGIPSLVIIILFILVMDPGILPISLAIAITGWMGMARVVRAQFLKLKSQEYVLAARTLGASNFSLIKKHLLPNIVGQVIIMITFSIPGAIFYEAFLAFIGLGVPAPHASLGVLISDGVSTLRSYPSMLFIPTAVLCLLMLSINILANGLRDALDPKMRNK, encoded by the coding sequence ATGAAGAACTTATCCAAAGATATGTTTGAACGTGTAGCTATAGACTTATCTTTACAAGAAAAAATTGAAAGACCATCCTTAACTTATTGGCAGGATGCAAGAAAAAGACTACTAAAAAATAAAGGTGCTATTATAGGGATGGTTACTTTGATAATCATTATTATTATGGCTATTGCTGGGCCCTATATGAATGAATATAGTTATGATAGACAGATTCAACCTATCAGTAGAAATAACCTTTTACCACCAAGAATACCAGTTCTTGAAAAAATTGGTATCTTTGACGGTACTTTAATTAGAGATGTTGGCGCCAATCGATTAAGCCAATACAATGAAAATGAATATACATTACTAGGTACAATTGAGACGACAAATACATTAGAAGTGCCTGAAGTCTCTCTTGGAAGATACCCAGAAGGCAGCTATGAAATATTAAATGTAATTGAAGAAAATAACGCTAAGATTTATCAAATTGCTGTTACGCAAACAAGTTATAGAATTAGAGAAAATACCTATGTGGTAAAGGGTGTAGATAATTCTTATTTTTGGTTTGGAACAGATGATTTGGCAAGGGATATATGGACTAGGGTATGGAATGGCGCAAGAATCTCCTTATACATTGGTCTTTTAGCGGCAATTATCGATATGTTAATTGGTGTTATATATGGAAGTATTGCTGGATTTTTTGGTGGAAAAATAGATATGTATATGATGCGATTTATAGAGATTCTAAGTGGTATTCCTAGTTTGGTTATTATTATCTTATTCATTTTAGTTATGGATCCAGGTATTTTACCCATATCATTAGCCATAGCAATAACAGGTTGGATGGGAATGGCTAGGGTTGTGAGAGCTCAGTTTTTAAAACTTAAATCCCAAGAGTATGTTTTGGCTGCAAGAACTTTAGGTGCATCAAACTTCTCACTAATAAAAAAACACTTACTGCCTAATATTGTGGGACAAGTGATTATTATGATTACATTTTCTATACCAGGTGCTATTTTTTATGAAGCCTTTTTAGCGTTCATAGGCCTTGGTGTGCCAGCGCCTCACGCATCCCTAGGGGTATTAATCAGTGATGGGGTTTCTACATTAAGATCTTACCCCTCTATGCTTTTCATTCCTACAGCAGTATTATGTTTGTTAATGTTAAGTATTAATATACTGGCTAATGGATTAAGAGATGCACTAGATCCTAAGATGCGTAATAAGTAG
- a CDS encoding ABC transporter permease yields MLRYISQRLFYGFITLFIIISITFLLLQFMPGTPFKDDKLSQNQIRILNEKYGLDEPFHIQYINYMGNVLRGDFGVSFTYDNQEVFRDLILPRLPVTIKVGALALFFGTLMGIFLGALSAIKRNTPWDHLTTITAIVGVSVPSFVFATLLQYWVGVRGGWLPVIYVRDDFRSLILPAISLSVFVISSTARFMRTELVEVLSSDYTLLAKAKGLSNSQVIKRHSLRNALIPVITILGPMTITLLTGSVVVERIFGIAGVSFLLVEGITRNDYFVILGVAAFYSFLYISVILIVDILYGIIDPRIRLSGGK; encoded by the coding sequence TTGTTAAGATATATATCACAAAGATTATTTTATGGGTTTATAACATTATTTATCATTATATCCATTACATTTTTATTGCTGCAATTTATGCCTGGAACACCATTTAAAGATGATAAACTTAGTCAAAACCAAATTAGAATATTAAATGAAAAGTATGGTTTAGATGAGCCTTTTCATATTCAATATATCAATTATATGGGCAATGTGCTTAGAGGAGATTTTGGGGTTTCCTTTACCTATGACAATCAAGAGGTTTTTAGAGATTTGATATTACCAAGATTACCCGTAACCATAAAAGTGGGTGCATTGGCTTTATTTTTTGGTACCCTTATGGGTATCTTTCTAGGGGCTTTGTCAGCTATTAAACGGAATACCCCTTGGGATCATTTAACCACTATTACAGCCATTGTAGGGGTTTCAGTTCCATCTTTTGTATTTGCCACATTATTGCAATATTGGGTAGGTGTTCGAGGAGGATGGTTGCCTGTTATCTATGTTAGAGATGATTTTAGATCATTAATATTGCCAGCCATATCCTTGTCTGTTTTTGTTATATCTTCTACTGCCAGGTTTATGAGAACAGAATTAGTAGAGGTTTTAAGTAGTGATTATACATTATTGGCAAAAGCAAAAGGATTATCTAATAGTCAAGTCATAAAGAGACATTCTCTTAGAAATGCATTAATTCCTGTTATTACCATATTAGGGCCAATGACCATTACCCTATTAACTGGGTCTGTTGTTGTGGAAAGAATCTTTGGCATAGCAGGTGTAAGTTTCTTATTGGTTGAAGGGATTACAAGAAATGATTATTTTGTAATACTTGGCGTTGCTGCTTTTTATAGCTTCTTATATATCTCCGTTATCTTAATTGTAGATATATTATATGGCATCATTGATCCAAGAATAAGATTGTCAGGAGGTAAGTAG
- a CDS encoding ABC transporter substrate-binding protein encodes MKKRLSLILAIMMLVAVISGCAEKATNVQSNNPYENVEITGAELLQNVNARKAISMAFDKLYITDQILRNGSVPANFFVPLNMVHDEEGNDFRNAYSEMNVFNSEEALNYWNLAKEELKFGKVNLDFLTFDNDNGRRISEFIQGQLQEYLPGLSVRIVQQPFENKLEMARNGQFDLNLAGWGPDYQDPMTFLDMFVTDGGYNDAKYSNSQFDENIRRAKSGDLVTDLIARWQLLQETERILFEDAVIAPVYQRGRSIVEQPYVTGIRKHNFGGDYTFKAADTTRLVNGEKVIRLVETSDIPTMDINKATDAVSFQAMANVNEGLFMLGENDVLELAIATGYEVSEDGLTYIFDLRDDSVWSNGDQVTAHDFVYSWRRLGNPNTGAQYAFMLETAGIKNASAVMNGEVALEELGVRAIDEYTLEVTLETPVPYFLNMMAFPSFYPINEDFAEAMGDRFGTSVDTTLYNGPFVLSNWQIGYGFEFIKNPNYYGADEVKMDRINFRIIKDVATSVNLFETGEIDRVRLSQDFVEKYIEDPNFIREEEPVIFYIDFNINNR; translated from the coding sequence ATGAAAAAGAGATTATCTCTTATTTTAGCAATTATGATGTTAGTAGCTGTAATATCTGGTTGTGCAGAAAAAGCAACTAATGTTCAATCTAATAATCCTTATGAAAATGTTGAAATTACAGGAGCAGAATTGCTTCAAAATGTAAATGCCCGTAAAGCAATCTCAATGGCATTTGATAAGCTTTATATTACAGATCAAATATTAAGAAACGGGTCAGTACCAGCTAACTTCTTTGTTCCATTAAATATGGTTCACGATGAAGAAGGAAATGACTTTAGAAATGCTTACTCAGAAATGAACGTATTCAACTCGGAAGAAGCATTAAATTACTGGAATTTAGCAAAAGAAGAATTAAAATTTGGAAAAGTAAACCTTGATTTCCTAACTTTTGATAATGACAATGGAAGAAGAATTTCTGAGTTTATTCAAGGACAATTACAAGAATATTTACCAGGTCTAAGTGTAAGAATTGTTCAACAACCATTTGAAAATAAATTAGAAATGGCTAGAAATGGCCAGTTTGATCTTAATCTTGCAGGTTGGGGTCCTGACTACCAAGATCCAATGACATTCTTAGATATGTTTGTTACAGATGGTGGTTACAACGATGCCAAATACTCAAACAGTCAATTCGATGAAAATATAAGAAGAGCAAAATCAGGTGATTTAGTAACTGATCTTATAGCAAGATGGCAATTATTACAAGAAACAGAAAGAATCTTATTCGAAGATGCAGTAATCGCACCTGTTTATCAAAGAGGACGTTCTATTGTAGAACAACCATATGTAACAGGTATCAGAAAACATAACTTCGGTGGAGATTATACTTTTAAAGCTGCAGATACAACTCGCCTAGTTAATGGTGAAAAAGTAATTAGATTAGTAGAAACATCTGATATCCCAACAATGGATATAAATAAAGCAACAGATGCAGTATCATTCCAAGCAATGGCAAATGTAAATGAAGGGTTATTTATGTTAGGAGAGAACGATGTTCTTGAGCTAGCTATTGCAACAGGATATGAAGTAAGTGAAGATGGATTAACTTATATCTTTGATTTAAGAGATGATTCTGTTTGGTCAAACGGTGATCAAGTAACAGCTCACGATTTTGTTTACTCTTGGAGAAGATTAGGTAACCCAAATACAGGTGCACAATATGCCTTTATGTTAGAAACAGCAGGTATTAAAAATGCATCAGCAGTGATGAATGGTGAAGTAGCATTAGAAGAGTTAGGCGTTAGAGCTATTGATGAATATACTTTAGAAGTAACATTAGAAACACCGGTACCATATTTCTTAAATATGATGGCTTTCCCAAGTTTTTATCCAATTAACGAAGATTTTGCAGAAGCAATGGGAGATAGATTTGGTACATCAGTTGATACAACATTATACAATGGACCATTTGTATTAAGCAATTGGCAAATTGGATATGGTTTTGAATTTATTAAAAACCCAAATTATTATGGTGCCGATGAAGTTAAAATGGATAGAATTAACTTTAGAATAATTAAAGATGTTGCAACAAGTGTAAACTTATTTGAAACAGGAGAAATTGATCGTGTAAGATTGTCTCAAGATTTTGTTGAGAAATATATTGAAGATCCTAATTTCATAAGAGAAGAAGAACCTGTAATATTCTATATCGATTTTAATATTAACAATAGATAA
- a CDS encoding CYTH domain-containing protein has protein sequence MEIERKYLINNLDTVGNLSLLKYDVIEQGYLCTEPVIRIRKQSQDYYLTYKSKGLLQREEINEKISDKTYSHLKEKIDFNLIEKTRYYIPFDNGLVGELDVFEGKLKGLMVIEVEFKSLDEADEFVPPEWFGREVTFEGAFQNNQLVRLESLSGLFL, from the coding sequence ATGGAGATTGAAAGAAAATATCTTATAAATAATTTAGATACCGTTGGTAATCTTTCTTTATTAAAGTATGATGTAATAGAGCAAGGGTATCTTTGCACTGAACCTGTTATACGTATTAGAAAACAATCCCAAGACTACTATTTGACTTATAAGTCTAAGGGGTTACTCCAGAGGGAAGAGATTAATGAAAAGATTAGTGATAAGACTTACAGTCATTTGAAAGAGAAGATTGATTTTAATCTTATTGAAAAGACTCGGTATTATATTCCTTTTGATAATGGGTTAGTTGGGGAATTGGATGTTTTTGAGGGTAAGCTTAAGGGTTTGATGGTTATAGAAGTGGAGTTTAAGTCTTTGGATGAGGCTGATGAGTTTGTGCCTCCTGAGTGGTTTGGGCGGGAAGTTACTTTTGAGGGGGCGTTTCAGAATAATCAGTTGGTTAGGTTAGAGTCTTTATCAGGGCTTTTCTTGTAG
- a CDS encoding metallophosphoesterase translates to MSILVISDTHGKIDNVLQIIKNNKNIDLIIHLGDLVRDAETLEIIEEIKIEYIAGNCDFISKYPKEKIIEYKNKRIFLTHGHQYNVKWEYSTIKKTGKRQNADIVLFGHTHIPYLDEDEIILMNPGSISSPRGGNKLSYGIISIDNSNNIQAIIESFIK, encoded by the coding sequence ATGAGCATACTAGTGATTAGTGATACTCATGGAAAAATTGATAATGTTTTACAAATAATTAAAAACAACAAAAACATTGATTTAATAATACATTTAGGTGACTTAGTAAGAGATGCAGAAACCTTAGAGATAATAGAAGAAATTAAAATTGAATATATTGCAGGGAATTGTGATTTTATTTCAAAGTACCCTAAAGAAAAAATAATTGAATACAAAAATAAGCGGATTTTTTTAACCCATGGCCATCAATACAATGTAAAATGGGAATATAGTACTATAAAAAAAACTGGAAAAAGACAGAATGCAGATATAGTTCTTTTTGGACATACACATATACCATATCTAGATGAAGATGAAATCATACTTATGAATCCAGGAAGTATATCATCTCCTAGAGGAGGAAATAAACTTTCTTATGGTATTATTAGTATAGATAATAGTAATAATATACAAGCAATCATTGAGAGTTTTATAAAATAA
- a CDS encoding XTP/dITP diphosphatase produces MKYKIIFATKNEGKMKEIRMILEDSNIEIVSLKEAGIDLDVEEDGLTFEENAIKKAKEIMEHTGSIVMADDSGLEVDYMDKKPGVYSARYGGEDTPYNIKNQMILDILKDVPEEKRTARFVSVIATVFPDGKTFTTRGVIEGIIDYDIKGDQGFGYDPIFYVPEYNCTTAEMSPALKNKISHRGKALELMKKELNKYLGEKK; encoded by the coding sequence ATGAAATATAAGATCATATTTGCAACAAAAAATGAGGGAAAGATGAAAGAAATCAGAATGATATTAGAGGATTCTAATATTGAGATTGTTTCATTAAAAGAAGCAGGAATAGATTTAGATGTTGAAGAAGATGGATTAACTTTTGAAGAAAATGCCATAAAAAAAGCAAAAGAGATTATGGAACATACTGGTAGCATCGTAATGGCAGATGATTCAGGTCTTGAAGTAGATTATATGGATAAAAAACCAGGTGTTTACTCTGCTAGATATGGTGGAGAAGATACCCCTTATAACATAAAAAATCAAATGATTCTAGATATATTAAAGGACGTTCCAGAGGAAAAAAGAACGGCTAGATTTGTTAGTGTGATAGCAACAGTTTTCCCTGATGGAAAAACATTTACAACAAGGGGCGTTATAGAAGGTATTATAGACTATGACATAAAAGGGGACCAAGGTTTTGGATATGACCCTATTTTTTATGTGCCAGAATATAATTGTACAACAGCTGAGATGTCACCGGCATTAAAAAATAAAATAAGCCATAGAGGAAAAGCATTAGAATTGATGAAAAAAGAATTAAATAAGTATTTAGGAGAAAAAAAATGA
- the rph gene encoding ribonuclease PH: protein MPRIDGRKSNELRPVTFYKDYIKYPEGSVLIEMGDTKVICNATVEERVPPFKKDSGEGWVTAEYDMLPRATHDRNGRDINRLKQNKRSVEISRLIGRALRSVVDNKALGERTITIDCDVIQADGGTRTASITGAFVALALACNHLKKKGLIKKIPLKSFVAATSVGIVGSEGLLDLCYSEDSKAQVDMNVVMTNNEYIEIQGTGEEAPFNRNQLNELLELAEKGIQELIEKQKEVLGDIANEI from the coding sequence ATGCCAAGAATTGATGGAAGAAAAAGTAATGAATTAAGACCTGTAACTTTTTATAAAGACTATATTAAATATCCAGAAGGATCTGTCTTAATAGAAATGGGAGATACAAAAGTAATATGTAATGCAACGGTAGAAGAAAGAGTCCCTCCTTTTAAGAAAGATTCAGGAGAAGGATGGGTAACGGCAGAATATGATATGTTGCCTAGAGCCACACATGATAGAAATGGTAGAGACATCAATCGATTAAAACAAAACAAAAGATCAGTTGAAATATCAAGGTTAATTGGTAGGGCTTTAAGGTCTGTGGTTGATAATAAAGCATTAGGGGAAAGAACCATAACCATAGATTGTGACGTCATTCAAGCAGATGGTGGTACTAGAACAGCAAGTATTACAGGAGCATTCGTTGCACTAGCCTTAGCTTGTAATCATTTAAAGAAAAAAGGACTTATTAAAAAAATACCTCTTAAATCTTTCGTAGCAGCAACCAGTGTAGGGATTGTTGGATCAGAAGGCTTATTAGATTTATGCTATAGTGAAGACAGCAAAGCACAGGTAGATATGAATGTTGTGATGACAAATAATGAATATATTGAAATACAAGGTACAGGGGAAGAAGCACCCTTTAATAGAAATCAGTTAAATGAGTTACTAGAACTTGCTGAAAAAGGGATACAAGAATTAATTGAAAAGCAAAAAGAAGTACTAGGAGATATAGCAAATGAAATATAA